In the genome of Corynebacterium glucuronolyticum DSM 44120, the window CGTCCCCTCATCCGCGCTGTTTGCGCCTGGTCTCGAGCGCTATGATGTGACCCCAGCGGGGCTCAAGGACGTGTGGAAACGGAAGGATGTCTACTCGGCTGTGGTTCCACGCTTGTCGACGGCCGACGGCTACATCTACATCTGTGAACGCAAGCGCTTCGGCCTGGTCAACGGCTCGGTTATTTCCGGTTCGATCATCGATATGGAAACCGGCGAAACCGTCTACTCGCAGGACTTCCCGGGGCTGGTCACCGTCTTCGGCGTCGATACGCTGCAGATGGTTGGCACGATTGATAACAACGGCACGTGGTGGCAGGGCACCATCGGCGGCATCTTCAAGATCACAAAGAAGTAGGTAGTCATGACTTTCACTTTCACCCGTCGTACGTTCCTCGCCGGCTCAGCGGCCGCAGCTGCCGTTGCATCCCTCCCGGCCATCGCTGTGGCTCAGGATGCTCCGGGTATTACGTTCAAGGTCGGCTCCGTTGTCGCCGAGGGGCAGTCGTTCATGCTTCCTATCGCCGTGACGGTTAATGTCGATACGGATCTTCCGGCCGGCACTGAGCTGACGATCTTCGCCCGCGCGTTGGACGATTCCGGTCTGGTCACCGGCCCCTCGTCTATCGCTCCTCGCTTGTCGACGATTGCCCCCACCGATGAAGGCGCAGGCGAGTACAGTTTCGCGCTCCCCGAAGACGTTCCCGCTCACACGCCGGTCACCTTCGAGCTACTGTGGAAGACCGGCCTGTTCAACTTCTCCTACATGCCCCGCACGCAGGTTTTGGCAGTTGTCGTTATCCCGGGCGAGACCTACCGCGAGGTGCAGTCGGAGGAATTCATCTATGAGGGGATCCCCGCTGCACCCATCTCGGCTGAGTCATCATCCCCGTTGTCCAGCTAGTTTGCATAACTCCGGCGTGGGCTGTATGGTCAATCCACGAAGTTTGTGAGGAAGCGCTTCCGGCGCTTCCTGCCCAAGTTTCACCGTAGACCGTCGGTCAGCCGAAAGGCTCGAAGGTTTCCTCATAAAACAGGAAACGGCCCACGCAGGAGTCACTTGCAACACCTTCCAATGTTTGAATTGGTTTGTGCCCTGTGCTCTTGCACGGGGCATTATTTGTGCCCTGTGGCGGACAAATGTTTTAAAAACCGTTTAATGGAAGGAGGCGAGGAAATGGCAAACCCGAAGAATACTGCGGAGCTGGCCAAGCTCAAGGAATACTTTGACGAGGCTGATTCTCTGGTGCTCACCGAGTACCGTGGTCTGACTGTTCAGCAGATCACTGATTTCCGCACTGATCTCGGTAAAGACGTGAAGTACCACGTCGCCAAGAACACCCTCATCAAGCGAGCCGCAGCTGAGGCTGGCATTGAGGGCCTTGATGATCTCCTCACCGGTCCTACCGCTGTCGCCTTTATTAAGGGCGAGGCAGTGGATGCTGCCAAGGCCATGAAGAAGTTCGGCTCTACCAACGACAAGTTCGTTGTCAAGGGCGGATACATGGACGGCGCCGCTCTGGATGCCGACCAGGTCAAGGCACTTGCAGACCTCGACGACCGCGAGACCACGCTGGCCAAGCTGGCTGGCGCCCTGAAGGGCAAGATGAACCAGGCTGCAGGCCTGTTCGCTGCTCCTGCATCTCAGGTCGCACGTCTTTCCGCTGCACTGCAGGAAAAGAAGTAAATCTTCCTTTCCCCAGGGATCGAAAATTTCATCACCATTTACCTCCCCGAGCATGTGCTCGGAAAAACAAACTGAAAGGACTTGACCGTTATGGCTAAGTACACCAACGAAGAGCTCATCGAAGCTTTCAAGGAAATGACCCTCATCGAGCTCTCTGAGTTCACCAAGCTGTTCGAAGAGACCTTCGACGTTACCGCTGCAGCTCCGGTTGCTGTTGCAGCTGCAGGTGCCGCCGGTGGCGACGCTCCCGCTGAGGAAGAGAAGACCGAGTTTGACGTCGTGCTCGAGGATGCCGGCGCCAAGAAGATCGGCGTGATCAAGGCTGTCCGCGAGATCGTCTCCGGCCTGGGCCTGAAGGAAGCTAAGGAGCTCGTTGAGGCTGCTCCGAAGGCTATCCTCGAGGGCGCTTCCAAGGAAGACGCTGAGGCTGCTAAGACCAAGCTCGAAGAGGCTGGCGCTTCCGTCACCCTCAAGTAGTCTCTTACTGCTTTTCCCCCGGTTCGTGCCGGGGGATTTTTTATACCCGCAGCCATCCGCAGCGCAAAGCGGCCCGATTTGATTCGGCATCTCGGCTGTTGGCAAGGGTCGGGCCGTGTTCGGGATTTTTAGGTGCGCAGTGTGGCCCGACCGGCTTCGGGCTCTCGGCGGTTGGTGGGAGTTGGGCCGCATTAGGGATTGGCGGGTGCGCAGTGCGGCCCGATCGGCTCCGGGCGCTCGGCTTCGTGCACCTGTTGGGCCGCATTAGGGATTGACAGGTGCGCAGTGTGG includes:
- a CDS encoding twin-arginine translocation signal domain-containing protein; translation: MTFTFTRRTFLAGSAAAAAVASLPAIAVAQDAPGITFKVGSVVAEGQSFMLPIAVTVNVDTDLPAGTELTIFARALDDSGLVTGPSSIAPRLSTIAPTDEGAGEYSFALPEDVPAHTPVTFELLWKTGLFNFSYMPRTQVLAVVVIPGETYREVQSEEFIYEGIPAAPISAESSSPLSS
- the rplJ gene encoding 50S ribosomal protein L10, giving the protein MANPKNTAELAKLKEYFDEADSLVLTEYRGLTVQQITDFRTDLGKDVKYHVAKNTLIKRAAAEAGIEGLDDLLTGPTAVAFIKGEAVDAAKAMKKFGSTNDKFVVKGGYMDGAALDADQVKALADLDDRETTLAKLAGALKGKMNQAAGLFAAPASQVARLSAALQEKK
- the rplL gene encoding 50S ribosomal protein L7/L12, with translation MAKYTNEELIEAFKEMTLIELSEFTKLFEETFDVTAAAPVAVAAAGAAGGDAPAEEEKTEFDVVLEDAGAKKIGVIKAVREIVSGLGLKEAKELVEAAPKAILEGASKEDAEAAKTKLEEAGASVTLK